The following coding sequences are from one Archaeoglobaceae archaeon window:
- a CDS encoding XTP/dITP diphosphatase, with protein sequence MKFITSNEGKFREAKSLAEKFSIEIEWLKMEYEEPQGLELEIIAKRSAEQLAKEIKEPFFIEDSGLFIEALNGFPGPYSSYVFKTIGNKGILKLMTGIPNRKAYFKAVVAYFDGTKVMTFEGIVEGEIATEIRGDKGFGFDPIFLYGNKTFAEMGEEKNLVSHRRRALEKFFRTLKGI encoded by the coding sequence ATGAAATTCATAACTTCAAACGAAGGTAAATTTAGAGAAGCAAAAAGCCTTGCCGAGAAGTTTTCAATTGAGATAGAATGGCTTAAAATGGAGTATGAAGAACCTCAGGGTTTAGAACTTGAGATAATAGCAAAAAGAAGTGCAGAACAGCTTGCAAAAGAGATAAAAGAGCCCTTCTTCATTGAGGACAGCGGACTTTTTATAGAAGCTCTTAATGGATTCCCCGGGCCATATTCAAGCTATGTTTTCAAAACAATCGGCAATAAGGGAATATTAAAGCTAATGACTGGAATTCCAAACAGAAAAGCATACTTTAAAGCAGTCGTTGCTTACTTTGACGGGACAAAAGTAATGACTTTTGAAGGAATTGTCGAAGGAGAGATAGCGACAGAAATTAGAGGCGATAAAGGCTTTGGATTTGATCCAATTTTTCTTTACGGCAATAAAACGTTTGCAGAAATGGGAGAAGAAAAAAATCTGGTATCTCACAGAAGAAGAGCACTCGAAAAGTTTTTTAGAACACTTAAAGGAATTTGA
- a CDS encoding FAD-dependent oxidoreductase, which translates to MVSVDYVVIGAGYAGLHCAKKLLEKGFEILVFDMRCPGGELEVFSRLSSFAERYSKYIEEINELKKEISVDFGTVIKSKPVIVNSKNGLKRFEARRAILCSGAVDSAPVRLNVLRKKMSGIYTLDQSLRILAEDKKLGEKILIAGKREAIVDLMEMQLEEMGYEFDFVEAGEDLEIMGTERINSIKVNGEEYKCDTLIFYNGREPFNPLKLKGTPVGNVAVCSYDYSKVEENVKNFLAKIQ; encoded by the coding sequence ATGGTCTCTGTAGACTATGTTGTAATTGGCGCCGGATACGCAGGACTTCACTGTGCAAAGAAACTCCTTGAAAAGGGATTTGAGATACTTGTATTTGATATGCGTTGCCCTGGTGGGGAACTCGAGGTTTTTTCAAGGCTTAGTAGCTTTGCGGAGAGATATTCAAAATATATTGAGGAAATAAATGAATTAAAGAAAGAGATAAGTGTTGACTTTGGAACTGTCATTAAATCAAAGCCCGTGATTGTTAACTCAAAGAATGGGCTTAAACGTTTTGAAGCGAGAAGAGCAATTCTTTGTAGTGGGGCGGTTGATTCAGCACCGGTTCGACTAAATGTTTTAAGGAAGAAAATGTCCGGGATTTATACACTTGACCAGTCGCTTCGAATTCTTGCAGAAGATAAAAAACTTGGAGAAAAGATTCTGATTGCAGGTAAACGGGAAGCTATTGTTGATTTAATGGAAATGCAACTCGAAGAGATGGGATACGAATTTGATTTTGTTGAGGCAGGGGAGGATCTCGAAATTATGGGAACAGAAAGAATCAATTCGATTAAGGTAAATGGAGAGGAATACAAATGTGATACGCTCATATTTTACAATGGAAGGGAGCCTTTCAATCCTTTGAAACTTAAAGGAACACCGGTAGGCAATGTTGCTGTGTGCAGTTATGATTACTCAAAGGTAGAGGAGAACGTAAAGAATTTTCTTGCAAAAATTCAATAG
- the thsB gene encoding thermosome subunit beta translates to MAVLQGTPVLILKEGTQRTVGRDAQRMNITAARIIAEAVRSTLGPKGMDKMLVDSLGDITITNDGVTILKEMDVEHPAAKMVIEVAKTQDNEVGDGTTTAVVIAGELLKKAEELLDQEIHPTVIARGYRMAANKAMELLENIAIQINVEDEEILKKVAKTAITGKHAEVAVDHLANLVVKAIRRVAEKTETGYKVDEDNIKLEKRYGGSVKDTQLIEGIVIDKEVVHPGMPKRVKNAKIAVLKASLEVKETETDAEIRITDPEQLQRFIEQEEKMLKDMVDKIANAGANVVFCQKGIDDLAQYYLAKAGILAVRRVKQSDIEKIAKATGAKILTDLREISPADLGEAELVEERKVGDEKMVFIEGCKNPKAVTILIRGGTEHVVDEVERSMTDAVKVTKAAVESGKIVAGGGAPEMELSLRLKQWAPSIGGREQLAIEAFATALEVIPRSLAENAGLDPIDMLVELRKLHEAGKVRYGVDVFKGKPADMFEAGVVEPLKVKKQAISGATEVAIMILRIDDVIASKGTESKTGTGESSKSEEEEESESSSED, encoded by the coding sequence ATGGCTGTGCTTCAGGGAACACCCGTGCTTATACTTAAAGAGGGGACTCAAAGAACAGTTGGTAGAGATGCACAGAGAATGAACATTACGGCTGCGAGAATAATTGCTGAAGCCGTTAGAAGCACTCTCGGTCCAAAGGGAATGGATAAAATGCTGGTTGACAGCCTTGGAGATATAACAATCACAAACGACGGAGTCACAATCCTCAAGGAAATGGACGTAGAGCATCCAGCAGCAAAGATGGTGATCGAAGTCGCCAAGACTCAGGACAACGAAGTCGGAGATGGAACAACAACTGCAGTGGTTATCGCGGGAGAACTGCTGAAGAAGGCTGAAGAGCTTCTTGATCAGGAGATTCATCCGACTGTGATTGCAAGGGGATACAGAATGGCTGCAAACAAGGCAATGGAACTGCTTGAAAATATTGCAATCCAGATAAATGTTGAAGATGAAGAAATTCTAAAGAAAGTTGCAAAGACTGCAATAACAGGCAAACATGCAGAAGTTGCGGTGGATCATCTTGCAAATCTTGTGGTCAAAGCTATAAGGAGAGTTGCTGAGAAGACTGAGACAGGTTATAAGGTTGATGAAGACAATATAAAGCTCGAGAAACGCTATGGTGGTAGCGTTAAAGACACCCAGCTCATTGAAGGCATTGTAATCGACAAAGAAGTAGTTCATCCAGGAATGCCCAAGAGGGTGAAGAACGCAAAGATTGCAGTCCTTAAAGCCTCCTTAGAAGTAAAAGAGACCGAAACTGACGCAGAAATCCGAATTACTGATCCTGAACAGTTGCAGAGATTCATTGAACAGGAGGAGAAGATGCTCAAAGACATGGTAGACAAGATTGCAAACGCGGGAGCAAATGTTGTGTTCTGCCAGAAGGGTATAGATGATCTTGCCCAGTATTATCTGGCAAAGGCCGGAATTCTTGCAGTAAGGAGAGTGAAGCAGAGCGATATAGAAAAGATTGCAAAAGCAACTGGAGCAAAGATTCTCACAGATCTGAGAGAGATAAGCCCGGCAGATCTTGGTGAAGCTGAGCTTGTCGAGGAGAGAAAGGTTGGCGACGAGAAAATGGTCTTCATTGAGGGTTGCAAGAATCCAAAGGCTGTAACGATATTGATCAGAGGTGGAACCGAGCACGTTGTGGATGAAGTCGAGAGGAGCATGACCGATGCTGTAAAGGTTACAAAGGCTGCAGTTGAGAGTGGTAAGATCGTTGCTGGTGGTGGAGCACCAGAAATGGAGCTAAGCCTTAGACTCAAACAGTGGGCTCCAAGCATTGGCGGTAGAGAACAGCTCGCAATTGAGGCATTTGCAACCGCGCTGGAAGTAATTCCAAGGTCTCTTGCAGAAAATGCAGGTTTGGATCCCATTGACATGCTTGTAGAACTTAGAAAATTGCATGAGGCAGGAAAAGTCAGATATGGCGTTGACGTATTCAAAGGAAAACCGGCAGATATGTTCGAAGCAGGCGTTGTGGAACCGCTGAAGGTCAAGAAGCAGGCAATCAGCGGTGCTACTGAAGTTGCGATCATGATCCTGAGGATTGACGATGTAATTGCATCTAAGGGCACAGAGAGCAAGACGGGCACTGGAGAGAGCAGTAAGAGCGAAGAAGAAGAGGAGTCTGAATCCTCTTCTGAGGACTGA